A single region of the Mannheimia bovis genome encodes:
- a CDS encoding aminodeoxychorismate/anthranilate synthase component II: protein MANILFIDNFDSFTYNLVDQFRELGHKVTIFRNDYPLEDFLAKALSTPDCLVALSPGPGNPAEAGNLLEIIRHLKDKVPMIGICLGHQALIEAFGGKVVHTGTVLHGKVSRIEHNNQAMFAGINNPMPVARYHSLMGDDLPEEFIVNAKYEHIVMAIRHKTLPICGFQFHPESILTVEGTKLLKQSVQWLLEDRK, encoded by the coding sequence ATGGCAAACATTCTTTTTATTGATAACTTCGACTCTTTTACCTACAACTTGGTGGATCAATTCCGCGAGTTAGGGCATAAAGTGACTATTTTCCGTAATGATTACCCGCTTGAGGATTTTTTAGCTAAAGCGTTAAGCACACCTGATTGCTTAGTGGCACTCTCCCCCGGTCCGGGCAACCCTGCTGAGGCAGGCAATTTATTAGAGATTATCCGCCATTTAAAAGACAAAGTACCGATGATTGGGATTTGTTTAGGTCACCAAGCCTTAATTGAAGCCTTTGGTGGCAAAGTGGTGCATACCGGCACCGTGTTACACGGCAAAGTGTCTCGTATTGAGCACAACAACCAAGCGATGTTTGCCGGCATTAATAACCCAATGCCGGTAGCTCGTTACCATTCCCTAATGGGGGATGATTTGCCTGAAGAATTTATCGTCAATGCCAAATATGAGCATATTGTAATGGCAATTCGCCACAAAACTCTGCCGATTTGCGGCTTCCAATTCCACCCCGAATCGATTTTAACAGTGGAAGGCACGAAGTTACTCAAACAATCGGTACAATGGTTATTAGAGGACAGAAAATGA
- a CDS encoding tautomerase family protein has product MISVYGLKQTLADRRAKIAEAIFDCMEMSLGVPKQRHALRFELLEAEDFYPPINRSANFIVIEINLMSGRSEQIKKRLIKGLFSTLQSKVGIMPIDVEITIKEQPEHCWGFRGMTGNEATDLEYQVHR; this is encoded by the coding sequence ATGATTAGCGTATATGGTTTAAAACAGACCTTGGCTGACCGCCGAGCGAAAATTGCCGAAGCAATTTTTGACTGTATGGAAATGAGCCTTGGTGTGCCAAAACAACGCCACGCTTTACGATTTGAACTGTTAGAGGCGGAAGATTTTTACCCACCGATTAACCGCAGTGCCAATTTTATTGTGATTGAAATTAACCTGATGTCAGGACGTAGCGAGCAGATTAAAAAACGACTGATTAAAGGTTTGTTCAGTACTCTACAGTCTAAAGTTGGAATTATGCCGATAGATGTGGAAATCACCATTAAAGAGCAGCCTGAACATTGCTGGGGATTCCGTGGAATGACCGGCAATGAAGC